One region of Leishmania braziliensis MHOM/BR/75/M2904 complete genome, chromosome 17 genomic DNA includes:
- a CDS encoding putative peptidase t, whose product MSLKPIEERLEERFRRYSAITTQSNQRNLGKCIPSTAGQQVLAELLAKELQAMGLQDIICDKYATVTAVKPGNVPGAPRIGFICHLDTFDSGLCPDVKAQRIHYTGGDVCLNKGKDIWMRLKEHPELRKYVGQDILFSDGTSVLGADNKAAISSVMEMVAQLDSSQEKHGDIVICFVPDEEIGLVGSKHLNVKARFNVDFAYTLDCCELGEVVYECFNAASATIKFTGVPAHPMSAKGVMVNPLLMAMDFMNKFNREETPECTELREGYWWFSKMEANPAEARLEAMVREHDLAKYAARKAFMLDAAKEVQVKYPTGKVEIVIEDVYANIANSLKDDRTAIDLLLEAMETAGVKPNIIPMRGGTDGAALSAQGLLTPNFFTGAHNFHSRFEFLPIPAFMKSWEVCRNIVLLGADKRRRTPSSL is encoded by the coding sequence ATGTCTCTTAAGCCCATTGAGGAACGTCTGGAGGAGCGCTTCCGCCGCTACTCCGCTATTACCACCCAGAGCAACCAGCGCAACCTTGGCAAGTGCATCCCGTCCACTGCGGGGCAGCAGGTACTGGCAGAGCTGCTCGccaaggagctgcaggcgatggGCCTGCAGGATATCATATGCGACAAGTATGCGACGGTGACAGCGGTGAAGCCGGGTAATGTGCCTGGCGCGCCGCGCATCGGGTTCATCTGCCACCTCGACACCTTCGACAGCGGTCTCTGCCCGGATGTCAAGGCGCAGCGGATTCACTACACCGGCGGTGATGTCTGCCTGAACAAAGGGAAGGATATTTGGATGAGGTTGAAGGAGCACCCAGAGCTGCGCAAGTACGTCGGCCAGGACATCCTTTTCAGTGACGGCACCAGCGTGCTCGGCGCAGACAACAAGGCCGCCATTTCCTCAGTGATGGAGATGGTTGCCCAACTCGACTCTAGTCAGGAGAAGCACGGTGACATCGTTATTTGCTTTGTGCCAGATGAGGAGATTGGCTTGGTTGGCTCAAAGCACCTAAACGTGAAGGCGCGCTTCAACGTCGACTTCGCTTACACGCTTGACTGCTGCGAGTTGGGAGAGGTGGTGTACGAGTGCTTTAACGCCGCCAGTGCCACGATCAAGTTCACCGGTGTCCCTGCGCATCCAATGTCGGCCAAGGGTGTTATGGTGAACCCGCTGCTGATGGCCATGGATTTCATGAACAAGTTCAACCGTGAGGAGACGCCGGAGTGCACGGAGCTGCGAGAGGGGTACTGGTGGTTTTCGAAGATGGAGGCGAACCCTGCCGAGGCGAGGCTCGAAGCAATGGTGCGCGAGCACGACCTCGCCAAGTACGCGGCCCGCAAAGCCTTCATGCTGGATGCGGCCAAGGAGGTACAGGTGAAGTACCCGACAGGCAAGGTGGAGATTGTCATTGAGGACGTGTACGCTAACATTGCGAACTCGCTCAAGGACGACCGCACTGCGATTGACCTGCTtctggaggcgatggagacgGCGGGCGTGAAGCCGAACATTATCCCAATGCGTGGCGGTACGGACGGCGCGGCGCTCTCCGCGCAGGGACTCCTCACGCCCAACTTCTTCACCGGCGCCCACAACTTTCACTCCCGCTTTGAGTTTTTGCCCATTCCGGCCTTTATGAAGTCGTGGGAGGTGTGCCGCAACATCGTCCTGCTCGGCGCTGACAAGCGCCGGAGGACACCCTCTTCACTGTAG